One window of the Triticum dicoccoides isolate Atlit2015 ecotype Zavitan chromosome 3B, WEW_v2.0, whole genome shotgun sequence genome contains the following:
- the LOC119277019 gene encoding callose synthase 11-like, with product MSHLRNRRAPAAAAAAAAEQPPVQASYNIIPIQDVVMHGQHPSLRFPEVRAAVEAMAHAEDLPQPPLMRAWDFHRADLFDWLGATFGFQLHNVRNQREHLVLLLANAQLRAGGTLPADHPADVLHSSVARNIRKKLLRNYTAWCAYLGQRPHVHVPSAGRRTGASATVGVDTRRDLLYTALYLLIWGEAANLRFMPECLCYIFHYMALDLSHVMDCSIDIETGRLAIPAVCGEEAFLNRVVIPIYSVLKAEVEASRNGTKPHSAWRNYDDVNEYFWSRRVFKKLRWPLDTSRGFFVRPGKLGRVGKTGFVEQRSFWNVYRSFDRLWVMLILFFQAAMIVAWNGSGIPWETLRHRDIQVRVLSVFITWAGLRFMQALLDAGTQYSLVSRETKLISVRMVLKAFVAAGWTITFSVLYVRMWDQRWRDRRWSFAAETRVLNFLEAAAVFVIPQVLALVLFIIPWVRNFTEKTNWRILYVLTWWFQTRTFVGRGLREGLIDNIKYSLFWICLLAAKFSFSYFLQIKPMVSPTKTIFSLHDIRRNWFEFMPHTERIAVIILWLPVVLIYLMDIQIWYAVFSSLTGALIGLFSHLGEIRSVEQLRLRFQFFASAMQFNLMPEEHLDKLHGGIRSKLYDAIHRLKLRYGFGRPYRKIEANEVEAKRFALIWNEIILTFREEDIVSDKEVELLELPPVVWKIRVVRWPCLLLNNELLLALSQAKELVADDRTHWGRISSIEYRRCAVIEAYDSIRQLLLEIIEERTDEHVIVNQLFLAFDSSMEYGKFSEDYRLDLLPKIHSSVITLVELLLKEKKDQTKIVNTLQTLYVLAVHDFPKNRKGIEQLRQEGLAPSRLTESGLLFEDAIKFPGESDLSFYKQVRRLHTILTSRDSMNNVPKNPEARRRIAFFSNSLFMNMPRAPTVEKMVAFSVLTPYYNEDVMYNKDQLRRENEDGISILFYLQKIYEDDWANFLERMRREGMVSDDDIWAGKFQELRLWASYRGQTLSRTVRGMMYYYRALKMLAFLDTASEIDITEGTKHLASFGSIRHENDVYPMNNGLQQRTQRRLNRGASTVSQLFKGQEDGAALMKYTYVVACQIYGNQKKGKDPRAEDILSLMKKNEALRVAYVDEVHHEMGDIQYYSVLVKFDQDLQKEVEIYRIRLPGPLKLGEGKPENQNHAIIFTRGDAVQTIDMNQDNYFEEALKMRNLLQQYNYYHGSQKPTLLGVREHVFTGSVSSLAWFMSAQETSFVTLGQRVLANPLKVRMHYGHPDVFDRLWFLTRGGLSKASRVINISEDIFAGFNCTLRGGNVSHHEYIQVGKGRDVGLNQISMFEAKVSSGNGEQTLSRDMYRLGHRTDFFRMLSVFYTTVGFYFNTMLVVLTVYTFVWGRLYLALSGLEAGIQGSANATNNKALGAVLNQQFVIQLGFFTALPMILENSLELGFLPAVWDFFTMQMNFSSVFYTFSMGTKSHYYGRTILHGGAKYRATGRGFVVQHKSFAENYRLYARSHFIKAIELGIILTVYAAHSVIARNTLVYIVMMISSWFLVVSWIMAPFAFNPSGFDWLKTVYDFEDFMTWIWFPGGIFSKAEHSWEVWWYEEQDHLRTTGLWGKILEIVLDLRYFFFQYGVVYQLKIADGSRSIAVYLLSWICVAVIFGVFVLMSYTRDTYAAKQHLYYRVVQTAIIILGVLVLILFLKFTEFQIIDIFTGLLAFIPTGWGLISIAQVIRPFIESTVVWGSVISVARLYEILLGVIVMAPVALLSWLPGFQEMQTRVLFNEGFSRGLQISRILAGKKTNTV from the coding sequence ATGAGCCACCTGCGCAACCgccgcgcccccgccgccgccgcggcggcggcggcggagcagccGCCGGTCCAGGCGTCCTACAACATCATCCCGATCCAGGACGTGGTGATGCACGGGCAGCACCCGTCGCTGCGGTTCCCGGAGGTGCGCGCGGCGGTGGAGGCGATGGCGCACGCGGAGGACCTCCCGCAGCCGCCGCTCATGCGCGCCTGGGACTTCCACCGCGCCGACCTCTTCGACTGGCTCGGCGCCACCTTCGGCTTCCAGCTGCACAACGTCCGCAACCAGCGGGAGCACCTCGTGCTGCTCCTCGCCAACGCCCAGCTCCGCGCCGGCGGCACCCTGCCCGCCGACCACCCCGCCGACGTCCTCCACTCCTCCGTCGCCCGGAACATCCGGAAGAAGCTCCTCAGGAACtacactgcctggtgcgcctacctcGGCCAGAGGCCGCACGTCCACGTGCCCAGCGCCGGCCGCCGGACCGGTGCTTCGGCCACCGTCGGCGTCGACACCCGCAGGGACCTCCTCTACACGGCGCTGTACCTGCTAATCTGGGGGGAGGCTGCCAATTTGAGGTTCATGCCGGAGTGCCTCTGCTACATCTTCCACTACATGGCCCTCGACCTCAGCCATGTCATGGACTGCTCTATCGATATTGAGACAGGGCGCCTTGCAATCCCTGCTGTGTGCGGTGAGGAGGCTTTCCTGAACCGTGTTGTCATTCCGATTTATAGTGTGctcaaggccgaggtggaagcaagCCGGAATGGGACCAAGCCACACTCAGCGTGGAGAAATTATGATGATGTGAATGAGTACTTCTGGAGCCGGCGAGTTTTCAAGAAGCTCCGGTGGCCACTGGATACATCAAGGGGCTTCTTTGTGCGGCCGGGGAAGCTTGGCCGTGTTGGGAAGACTGGTTTTGTAGAGCAGCGGTCTTTTTGGAATGTCTACCGCAGCTTTGACCGGTTATGGGTTATGCTTATTCTGTTCTTTCAGGCAGCGATGATCGTTGCATGGAATGGTAGCGGGATTCCATGGGAGACCCTCAGGCACCGTGACATCCAGGTCCGGGTGCTGTCAGTGTTCATCACCTGGGCTGGGCTGCGCTTTATGCAGGCGTTGCTTGATGCGGGCACTCAATACAGTCTTGTGTCGAGGGAGACTAAGCTGATCTCTGTACGGATGGTGCTCAAGGCGTTTGTTGCTGCAGGGTGGACTATCACATTCAGCGTGCTTTATGTGCGGATGTGGGATCAGCGGTGGCGAGATCGCAGGTGGTCCTTCGCCGCCGAAACCAGGGTGTTAAATTTCCTTGAAGCAGCTGCTGTGTTTGTCATCCCACAGGTGCTTGCGTTGGTGCTGTTCATCATTCCTTGGGTTCGGAATTTTACAGAGAAAACCAACTGGAGAATTCTATATGTGCTCACCTGGTGGTTCCAGACACGCACATTTGTAGGCCGTGGTCTGAGGGAGGGGCTAATAGATAACATCAAGTATTCTCTATTCTGGATCTGCCTTCTTGCTGCTAAGTTTAGCTTCAGCTACTTCCTCCAGATTAAGCCGATGGTGTCCCCCACGAAGACAATATTCAGCCTTCATGACATCCGACGTAACTGGTTTGAGTTCATGCCCCACACGGAGCGGATTGCTGTAATCATCCTGTGGCTCCCAGTTGTCCTCATTTACCTCATGGATATCCAGATATGGTATGCAGTCTTCTCATCACTTACAGGGGCACTTATCGGGCTTTTCTCGCATCTGGGGGAGATTCGCAGTGTTGAGCAGCTGCGGTTGAGGTTTCAGTTTTTTGCAAGTGCAATGCAGTTCAATTTGATGCCAGAGGAGCACCTGGACAAGTTGCATGGTGGCATCCGGAGTAAACTGTATGATGCGATTCACCGGCTCAAGCTGAGATacggttttggccgcccatataggaAAATTGAAGCAAATGAGGTCGAAGCAAAGAGATTTGCACTGATTTGGAATGAGATCATTCTGACATTTAGGGAAGAAGACATTGTTAGTGACAAGGAAGTTGAGCTTCTTGAGCTTCCACCAGTTGTTTGGAAAATTCGTGTGGTACGGTGGCCGTGCTTGCTGCTAAACAATGAGCTGCTTCTTGCTCTCAGTCAAGCAAAAGAGCTAGTGGCTGATGACAGGACACACTGGGGTAGGATATCTAGCATAGAGTACAGGCGATGTGCTGTGATTGAAGCTTATGACAGCATACGCCAGTTGCTGCTGGAGATCATTGAGGAGAGGACGGATGAGCACGTTATTGTCAATCAGCTGTTCCTTGCATTTGATAGCTCAATGGAATACGGGAAATTCTCTGAAGACTACAGGCTAGACTTGTTACCTAAAATCCATTCATCTGTAATCACCTTAGTGGAACTGCTACTGAAGGAAAAGAAAGATCAGACCAAGATAGTCAACACCTTGCAAACTCTCTATGTCCTTGCAGTTCATGATTTTCCAAAGAACAGGAAGGGTATTGAACAGCTCCGGCAAGAGGGGCTAGCACcgtcaaggttgactgaatctggGTTGCTCTTTGAGGATGCCATAAAATTCCCTGGTGAGAGTGATCTTAGCTTCTACAAGCAGGTGAGGCGCCTCCATACGATCCTCACATCCAGGGATTCCATGAACAATGTCCCAAAGAACCCTGAGGCTAGGCGGCGTATAGCTTTCTTCAGCAACTCCCTATTCATGAACATGCCTCGTGCTCCCACAGTTGAGAAGATGGTGGCATTCAGTGTTTTGACTCCATATTACAACGAAGACGTCATGTACAACAAGGACCAGCTTCGTCGTGAAAATGAAGATGGAATCTCAATCTTGTTTTATCTTCAGAAGATTTATGAAGATGACTGGGCGAACTTTTTAGAACGTATGAGGAGGGAGGGAATGGTTAGTGATGATGATATTTGGGCTGGGAAATTTCAGGAGCTCCGACTTTGGGCCTCGTATAGGGGTCAGACCTTATCACGGACTGTTAGGGGAATGATGTACTATTACAGGGCTCTCAAGATGCTTGCTTTTCTTGATACTGCCTCTGAGATAGACATTACAGAAGGAACAAAACATCTGGCTAGCTTTGGTTCCATTAGGCATGAAAATGATGTGTATCCTATGAACAATGGTTTGCAACAACGGACTCAAAGGAGGTTGAACAGAGGAGCCAGCACTGTCAGTCAGTTGTTTAAAGGCCAGGAAGATGGTGCTGCTCTTATGAAGTACACCTATGTGGTCGCTTGCCAGATATACGGAAACCAGAAAAAGGGGAAAGATCCACGTGCTGAAGATATCCTGTCTCTTATGAAGAAAAATGAGGCCCTTCGTGTTGCTTATGTTGATGAGGTGCATCACGAGATGGGTGATATACAATATTATTCTGTCCTTGTAAAATTTGACCAGGACTTGCAGAAAGAGGTTGAGATATACAGGATCAGGTTGCCAGGCCCACTGAAACTTGGAGAAGGTAAGCCTGAAAACCAGAACCATGCCATCATTTTCACAAGAGGTGATGCAGTGCAAACAATTGACATGAACCAGGATAATTATTTTGAGGAGGCTCTCAAGATGCGCAATCTATTACAACAGTACAACTATTATCATGGGAGCCAAAAGCCAACCCTGTTGGGAGTTCGAGAACATGTTTTCACTGGATCTGTCTCTTCACTTGCTTGGTTCATGTCTGCACAAGAGACAAGCTTTGTTACCCTTGGGCAGCGGGTGCTAGCTAATCCACTGAAGGTTCGGATGCATTATGGGCATCCTGATGTATTTGATCGCCTTTGGTTTCTGACCCGGGGTGGTTTAAGTAAGGCATCGAGAGTAATCAATATCAGTGAGGACATATTTGCAGGTTTCAACTGCACCCTGCGTGGTGGAAATGTTAGCCACCATGAGTACATCCAGGTTGGCAAGGGGCGTGATGTTGGGCTTAATCAGATATCGATGTTTGAAGCTAAGGTATCCAGTGGCAATGGTGAACAGACATTGAGTAGGGATATGTACAGACTGGGTCATAGAACTGATTTTTTCCGGATGCTTTCTGTGTTTTATACAACAGTGGgattctacttcaacacaatgctGGTGGTCTTGACGGTTTACACATTTGTTTGGGGGCGCCTGTATCTGGCTCTGAGTGGTCTGGAGGCTGGAATTCAGGGCAGTGCTAATGCTACTAACAACAAAGCCTTGGGTGCTGTGCTAAATCAGCAGTTTGTCATACAGCTCGGATTCTTCACTGCCCTGCCAATGATTTTAGAGAATTCTCTTGAACTGGGTTTTCTACCTGCTGTCTGGGATTTTTTCACAATGCAGATGAACTTTTCATCTGTCTTCTACACATTTTCCATGGGAACAAAAAGCCATTACTATGGCCGAACAATTCTTCATGGTGGCGCAAAGTATCGGGCTACTGGCCGTGGCTTTGTTGTGCAGCATAAGAGTTTTGCTGAAAATTACAGGCTATATGCTAGGAGCCACTTCATAAAGGCTATAGAGCTCGGAATAATATTGACCGTGTATGCCGCTCACAGTGTGATTGCCAGGAACacacttgtttacatagtcatgatGATATCTAGCTGGTTTCTCGTGGTGTCCTGGATCATGGCTCCATTTGCATTTAATCCTTCTGGCTTTGATTGGTTGAAAACCGTGTATGATTTCGAGGATTTCATGACCTGGATCTGGTTTCCAGGAGGTATATTTTCTAAGGCTGAGCACAGCTGGGAAGTGTGGTGGTATGAGGAGCAAGATCATCTGCGGACTACTGGCCTTTGGGGAAAGATTTTGGAGATAGTGTTAGATCTCAGATACTTCTTTTTTCAGTATGGGGTTGTATACCAGCTCAAAATCGCAGACGGAAGCAGAAGTATTGCGGTGTATCTGCTTTCCTGGATATGTGTGGCAGTGATCTTTGGTGTTTTTGTCCTGATGTCCTATACCAGGGACACGTATGCTGCAAAGCAACATCTTTACTACCGGGTTGTCCAGACTGCTATCATCATTCTGGGAGTGCTGGTGCTGATATTATTCCTGAAGTTTACTGAGTTTCAAATCATTGACATCTTCACTGGACTTTTGGCATTCATTCCTACTGGCTGGGGCTTGATTTCCATTGCTCAGGTGATCAGGCCATTCATCGAATCCACTGTGGTGTGGGGCAGTGTTATTTCTGTGGCGCGTTTGTATGAGATACTGCTTGGAGTGATTGTTATGGCACCAGTTGCATTGCTGTCCTGGTTGCCAGGATTTCAAGAAATGCAGACAAGGGTACTGTTCAATGAAGGTTTCAGCAGAGGCCTCCAAATATCCCGCATTCTTGCTGGCAAGAAAACGAACACAGTTTGA